One region of Syntrophobacter fumaroxidans MPOB genomic DNA includes:
- a CDS encoding LptE family protein has protein sequence MQIRSRLLIVAVVLLLCTTGCGYHFSGEGPGPKPGLHNIAIPVFENKTSEPDLGAIFAGELRKEFMRRGSMRVVPQDEAEAVFRGIITNIYSSAVAHRDLPLTYNNALAIETRLYVVLEIRCIEIKTGKVLWQDPNFTYFKVYRQLRNAQDPDPIFSFDSRKGALQFLAKEMSTRIHDRFLSNF, from the coding sequence ATGCAAATCCGTTCGAGACTCCTCATCGTCGCGGTTGTTCTGCTGCTCTGCACGACAGGGTGCGGGTATCACTTCTCCGGAGAGGGGCCGGGACCGAAGCCGGGGTTGCACAATATCGCCATCCCCGTTTTCGAGAACAAGACTTCGGAACCCGACCTGGGCGCCATCTTTGCCGGAGAGTTGCGCAAGGAATTCATGCGCAGAGGCTCGATGCGGGTCGTGCCCCAGGACGAGGCGGAAGCCGTCTTCAGGGGAATCATCACCAACATTTACAGTTCCGCGGTTGCCCACCGCGATCTTCCCCTCACTTACAACAATGCGCTGGCCATCGAAACGCGGCTTTACGTGGTTTTGGAAATCCGGTGCATTGAGATCAAGACGGGAAAAGTGCTGTGGCAGGATCCGAATTTCACCTATTTCAAAGTATACCGGCAGCTTCGCAATGCGCAGGACCCCGATCCGATCTTCAGCTTCGACAGCCGCAAGGGAGCGCTGCAGTTCCTTGCGAAAGAAATGTCAACCCGCATTCATGACCGCTTTCTGAGCAATTTTTGA
- the holA gene encoding DNA polymerase III subunit delta: MPADEFFRRLEREPLSPVYFLVGEAELLIEEAWKRLVEKIASGGARAFNGERYQAKEYTAAEMVAGLRALPMFAPKRLLMVRHIENWPEEQRKILLSYLARPFPTACLVLTLSGKKGLEKIEAAVTAVGTVVHLHGPSERELPRWLRDRARQRGKELSFQAAMHLAEQVGTDLQRLESELEKLITYVGDNAAIEADDVLQAVSAQRGHTIFELLDAVAERKSGRTLAMLRSLLAEGQAPLQVLAMIARHVRQLWQVKSALEEGMPLPQAARKFNIHQFVAGKHARQAPLFSEADLYRMHRAICDTDFALKSTGTNPEALLENLALGMCLKND, from the coding sequence ATGCCGGCCGATGAATTCTTCAGGCGTCTCGAACGGGAACCTCTGTCGCCCGTCTATTTCCTGGTCGGGGAGGCGGAGCTGTTGATCGAGGAGGCCTGGAAACGGCTCGTGGAGAAGATCGCCTCGGGCGGAGCCCGCGCGTTCAACGGGGAACGCTACCAGGCGAAGGAATACACCGCCGCGGAGATGGTGGCCGGGCTGCGCGCCCTTCCCATGTTTGCCCCGAAACGGCTGCTCATGGTCCGCCACATCGAAAACTGGCCCGAAGAACAGCGCAAGATCCTGCTTTCCTACCTCGCCCGCCCATTCCCGACGGCATGCCTGGTGCTCACGCTTTCCGGTAAAAAGGGGCTGGAGAAAATCGAAGCGGCGGTGACGGCGGTTGGAACCGTCGTCCACCTTCACGGCCCGTCGGAGAGGGAACTGCCCCGCTGGCTGCGGGACCGGGCCCGGCAGCGGGGGAAGGAACTCTCCTTCCAGGCCGCGATGCACCTCGCGGAACAAGTGGGAACCGACCTGCAAAGACTTGAAAGTGAGCTCGAGAAGCTCATCACCTATGTGGGCGACAACGCGGCCATCGAGGCCGACGATGTCCTGCAGGCAGTGAGCGCGCAACGCGGCCACACGATCTTCGAGCTGCTGGATGCCGTGGCGGAACGCAAGAGCGGGCGGACCCTGGCGATGCTGCGGTCCCTGCTGGCGGAAGGTCAGGCGCCGCTGCAGGTTCTGGCCATGATCGCGCGGCACGTCCGTCAGCTGTGGCAGGTGAAGAGCGCCCTGGAAGAAGGGATGCCGCTGCCGCAGGCGGCCCGCAAGTTCAACATCCATCAGTTCGTGGCGGGCAAGCATGCCCGGCAGGCGCCGCTTTTCAGCGAAGCCGACCTGTACCGGATGCACCGTGCCATCTGCGACACGGACTTCGCCCTCAAAAGCACCGGGACGAACCCGGAGGCACTGCTCGAAAACCTGGCGCTGGGGATGTGCCTGAAAAACGACTGA
- the rpsT gene encoding 30S ribosomal protein S20, giving the protein MANHKSALKRARQNEERRIRNRARKTRMKNVIRSLEEAIASNSRETALERLKMAVSVIDTTASRGVIHKNTASRKVARLSKRVNAL; this is encoded by the coding sequence TTGGCCAACCACAAATCAGCCCTCAAACGGGCCAGGCAGAATGAAGAACGACGTATCCGCAACCGTGCGCGGAAAACCAGGATGAAGAACGTCATCCGAAGCCTGGAGGAAGCCATCGCTTCGAACTCCAGGGAAACCGCCCTCGAACGCTTGAAAATGGCGGTTTCCGTGATCGATACGACCGCTTCCAGAGGGGTCATCCACAAGAATACGGCCTCCCGGAAAGTGGCGAGACTGTCCAAACGGGTGAACGCACTCTAG
- the greA gene encoding transcription elongation factor GreA — translation MPRVPITKEGFERLKIELQRLQRDERPMVIRAIEEARSHGDISENAEYEAAKEKQAMIEGRIQDLCQKMGECEIVEPSDNDNGRAIFGSTVVVEDTETGEVTSYRLVGPYEADVQSGTISVVSPLGKALIGKEEGEEIRVQTPKGVRNIEVLEIRN, via the coding sequence ATGCCGAGAGTACCGATTACCAAGGAAGGATTTGAGCGCCTGAAGATCGAGTTGCAGAGGCTCCAGCGAGACGAGCGGCCGATGGTGATCAGAGCGATCGAGGAAGCCAGGTCGCACGGAGATATTTCGGAGAATGCCGAGTACGAGGCGGCCAAAGAAAAACAGGCCATGATCGAAGGCCGGATTCAGGACCTTTGCCAGAAGATGGGCGAATGCGAAATCGTCGAACCATCGGATAACGACAACGGCCGGGCGATTTTCGGCTCCACCGTGGTGGTGGAAGACACCGAAACCGGGGAAGTCACCTCTTATCGCCTCGTGGGACCTTATGAAGCCGACGTCCAGTCGGGCACCATATCGGTGGTATCCCCGCTGGGCAAAGCGCTGATCGGCAAGGAGGAAGGCGAGGAAATCCGGGTGCAGACTCCCAAGGGGGTCAGGAACATCGAAGTGCTCGAGATTCGCAACTGA
- a CDS encoding aspartate carbamoyltransferase catalytic subunit, protein MPFKRKDLLGLRELDVHEIEHILELAVSLKEINARPIKKVPTLRGKTVIHLFYEPSTRTRTSFDIAAKRLSADTYSITTAASSMVKGETLLDTVKNLEAMKPDVFVLRHTVSGTPHRIARHTTASVINAGDGMHEHPSQALLDMMTMLEHKKKLDGLTVAILGDIAHSRVARSNIWGLRKMGAKVILCGPITLIPPEAHTMGVEVSHKLGEIIPEADVIMVLRLQKERQQQMLLPSLREYSIYYGLTAEKLKKARRNVLIMHPGPLNRGVEISPDVADGPHSVILDQVTNGVAVRMALLYLLGQK, encoded by the coding sequence ATGCCGTTTAAGAGAAAAGACTTGCTCGGACTCCGCGAACTGGACGTCCATGAAATCGAGCACATCCTGGAGTTGGCCGTTTCCCTCAAAGAAATCAATGCAAGACCGATCAAGAAGGTGCCCACTCTCAGGGGAAAGACCGTCATTCATCTTTTCTACGAACCGAGCACGCGAACGCGGACATCCTTCGATATCGCCGCAAAGCGGCTCAGCGCGGACACCTATTCCATCACCACGGCAGCGAGCTCGATGGTCAAGGGAGAGACGCTCCTCGATACCGTCAAGAACCTCGAAGCGATGAAGCCGGACGTCTTCGTCCTTCGCCACACCGTGTCGGGAACGCCCCATCGCATTGCGCGGCATACGACGGCGTCGGTCATCAACGCGGGGGACGGCATGCACGAGCATCCGTCTCAAGCCCTGCTGGACATGATGACCATGCTCGAGCACAAGAAGAAGCTCGACGGGCTGACGGTGGCCATCCTCGGGGACATCGCCCACAGCCGCGTGGCGCGTTCCAACATCTGGGGTTTGAGGAAGATGGGCGCGAAGGTCATCCTCTGCGGCCCGATCACGCTCATACCGCCCGAAGCTCACACGATGGGCGTCGAGGTGAGCCACAAACTGGGTGAAATCATTCCGGAAGCAGACGTGATCATGGTGCTCCGCCTTCAGAAGGAACGACAACAGCAGATGCTTCTGCCCTCGCTGCGCGAGTATTCCATCTACTACGGGTTGACGGCCGAGAAACTGAAGAAGGCCCGGCGCAACGTTCTCATCATGCACCCGGGCCCGCTGAACAGGGGTGTGGAGATCAGCCCGGACGTCGCCGACGGGCCGCATTCGGTCATTCTCGACCAGGTGACCAACGGAGTCGCCGTGCGCATGGCCTTGCTCTACCTGTTGGGCCAGAAATGA
- a CDS encoding dihydroorotase gives MKKGKADPCNYLFRRARVIDPARDLDAVADVLVVDGILTDIKPNIDLPSDRLAHFAVIDASEKWIVPGLIDMHVHLREPGEEYKETIATGTMAAVAGGYTAVACMPNTKPVNDCAAVTEYILERAREQGHCRVLPVGAVSSGLEGRSLAEFGELKGSGAVAVTDDGRPVANSMLMRRALEYAKNFDLPVISHAEDPALSEGGLMNEGPTSTLLGLHGIPKAAEEVMVARDLALAELTGARLHIAHVSTAGAVRMIGEAKSRGVPVTAETAPHYFTLTDDRLMTFDTLYKVNPPIRGPADVEAIKRGLADGTIDAVATDHAPHSSIEKDTEFEYAANGIIGLESALPLILELVREKTLTPSQAVAKVSCNPARILGLPLGTLLLNQRACMTYLDPEFYFVLDCTTFRSKSRNCPFHGQPTRGRALMTFFNGKVAFSRLSK, from the coding sequence ATGAAGAAAGGGAAGGCGGATCCCTGCAATTACCTCTTTCGCCGCGCGCGGGTGATCGACCCCGCCCGGGACTTGGACGCCGTTGCCGACGTGCTCGTCGTCGACGGCATTCTGACCGATATCAAGCCGAATATCGACCTGCCCTCCGACCGGCTCGCTCATTTTGCGGTGATCGATGCGTCGGAGAAATGGATCGTTCCGGGTCTGATCGATATGCACGTGCACCTGCGCGAACCCGGCGAGGAATACAAGGAAACGATCGCCACCGGGACGATGGCCGCCGTGGCCGGAGGTTACACGGCGGTGGCGTGCATGCCCAATACCAAACCCGTCAATGATTGCGCGGCGGTGACGGAATACATCCTGGAACGCGCCCGGGAGCAGGGCCATTGCCGCGTGCTGCCCGTGGGAGCCGTGAGCAGCGGGCTGGAAGGGCGCAGCCTGGCGGAATTCGGCGAGTTGAAGGGATCCGGCGCGGTGGCGGTGACCGATGACGGCCGACCGGTGGCCAACAGCATGCTCATGCGCAGAGCGCTCGAATACGCGAAGAATTTCGACCTCCCGGTGATCAGCCACGCCGAGGACCCCGCTCTTTCCGAAGGCGGCCTCATGAACGAAGGCCCGACTTCGACGCTGCTCGGTTTGCACGGCATCCCGAAAGCGGCCGAGGAAGTCATGGTTGCGCGGGACCTGGCCCTGGCCGAGCTCACGGGAGCGAGACTGCACATCGCCCACGTCAGCACGGCAGGAGCCGTGCGCATGATTGGCGAGGCGAAGAGCCGCGGAGTCCCCGTGACCGCGGAAACGGCGCCGCACTACTTTACTCTCACGGACGATCGGCTCATGACCTTCGACACCCTCTACAAGGTGAATCCCCCGATTCGCGGCCCCGCGGATGTGGAGGCCATCAAGCGGGGCCTCGCGGACGGGACCATCGACGCCGTCGCCACCGACCACGCCCCTCACAGCAGTATCGAGAAGGACACGGAATTCGAGTACGCGGCCAACGGCATCATCGGGTTGGAGAGCGCTCTGCCGCTGATTCTCGAGCTCGTGAGGGAAAAGACGCTGACCCCTTCCCAGGCCGTCGCCAAGGTGAGCTGCAACCCGGCACGCATACTCGGCTTGCCGCTCGGAACGCTGCTCTTGAACCAACGTGCCTGCATGACGTACCTGGACCCGGAATTTTATTTCGTCCTGGACTGCACGACATTCCGGTCCAAGAGCAGGAACTGCCCGTTCCACGGGCAGCCGACCAGGGGCCGGGCTCTGATGACGTTTTTCAATGGAAAGGTCGCTTTTTCCCGTTTGTCTAAATAG
- a CDS encoding sigma-54-dependent transcriptional regulator, whose product MQPSEAKILVVDDEASMREFLEIMLQKQGYQVTCAETGKEALDFIQNETYDLVITDIRMKPINGLDVLKQCKVISPSTVVIIISAYASAETAVAAMQEGAYDYLPKPFNVDEIRTVIENALRSKVGEEQPQEPEDGPLHFGCLIGESSGMRKVYELIKRVAATSSNVLITGESGTGKELVAKAIHRQSARAQEAFVVVNCGGVPETLIESELFGYKKGAFTGASVTRKGLVEAAQSGTLFLDEIGELSPALQVKLLRLVQEKTIKMIGDNEDILVDVRIISATNRNLEKMVVDGLFREDLYYRLNVLPIRIPPLRQRAKDIPILAQFFLTKFRKRFGKDIHKISSYAIDILKHYDFPGNVRELEHIIERGVALEASSIILPDSLTLSTYKKTQSEASVITPGSIPPEGIELDDYLVEIEKKLLLQALQQSAGVKLKAAELLGISFRSFRYRLIKYGLDTEEE is encoded by the coding sequence ATGCAACCGTCAGAAGCAAAAATCCTGGTGGTGGACGACGAAGCGAGCATGCGCGAGTTTCTGGAGATCATGCTCCAGAAACAAGGCTACCAGGTGACGTGCGCTGAAACCGGCAAAGAGGCGCTCGACTTCATCCAAAACGAGACCTACGACCTCGTCATCACCGATATCAGGATGAAGCCCATCAACGGGCTCGACGTTCTCAAGCAGTGCAAAGTCATTTCGCCTTCGACCGTGGTGATCATCATTTCCGCCTACGCCAGCGCCGAAACCGCCGTTGCGGCCATGCAGGAAGGCGCCTACGACTATCTCCCGAAGCCGTTTAACGTCGACGAGATCCGAACCGTGATCGAGAACGCCCTGCGCAGCAAGGTGGGCGAGGAGCAGCCCCAGGAACCCGAGGACGGGCCGCTCCATTTCGGGTGCCTCATCGGCGAGAGTTCGGGCATGCGCAAGGTCTACGAGCTGATCAAGCGCGTTGCGGCCACCTCCAGCAACGTGCTGATCACGGGCGAGAGCGGCACCGGAAAGGAACTGGTCGCCAAGGCCATACACCGCCAGAGCGCTCGCGCTCAGGAAGCCTTCGTGGTTGTGAACTGCGGCGGGGTCCCCGAAACGCTCATCGAAAGCGAGCTGTTCGGGTACAAGAAGGGGGCGTTCACCGGCGCCAGCGTGACCCGCAAGGGGCTGGTGGAAGCGGCTCAGAGCGGAACGTTGTTTCTCGACGAAATCGGCGAGCTGTCCCCCGCCCTGCAGGTGAAGCTGCTTCGCCTGGTCCAGGAAAAAACCATCAAGATGATCGGCGACAACGAAGATATCCTGGTGGATGTCCGCATCATTTCCGCCACCAACCGCAATCTTGAAAAGATGGTGGTCGACGGGCTCTTCCGGGAGGATCTCTATTACCGCCTCAACGTGCTTCCGATCCGGATACCGCCGCTGCGGCAGAGGGCAAAAGACATTCCGATCCTCGCGCAGTTCTTCCTGACCAAGTTCCGGAAGCGGTTCGGCAAGGACATCCACAAGATCTCTTCATACGCCATCGACATTCTCAAGCACTACGATTTCCCGGGCAACGTGAGGGAGCTCGAGCACATCATCGAGCGCGGCGTGGCGCTCGAGGCGTCGAGCATCATTCTCCCGGACAGTCTGACGCTTTCGACTTACAAAAAGACGCAGAGCGAGGCGTCGGTCATCACGCCCGGGTCGATCCCGCCCGAAGGCATCGAGCTCGACGACTACCTCGTGGAAATCGAGAAGAAGCTGCTGTTGCAGGCTCTCCAGCAGAGTGCCGGGGTGAAGCTCAAGGCGGCCGAGCTGCTCGGCATCAGTTTCCGCTCCTTTCGCTACCGGCTGATCAAGTACGGCCTGGACACGGAAGAGGAATAG
- a CDS encoding AEC family transporter, with the protein MINILVNTILPIFSIIFVGYLLKLKKVIDPAFSRTANQIVFNVAIPAMLLNELAQASFRENFNLRAVICTLVALVVVMGVSFVFCLVLNVPRSRRGTFLHSSFHGNLGYMAYAIAYYTLGESHFARMAILSSFLMIGQNSLAVWALTTFSETHPRQGQIRNLIKLMLRNPIILTMIVGITWSALGFPIPKPFQKGLDILSGMAFPTALLLIGSSLSFGAFREMAMEIVGIGFLKLFGLPLTGYLLMMVAGVPDILTLPAMILLGSPPATVTYIMATELGGDPELAATSVSLFTLASAFSYTLILWMFS; encoded by the coding sequence ATGATCAACATACTGGTCAATACTATCCTGCCCATCTTCAGCATCATCTTCGTCGGGTACCTGCTGAAGCTCAAGAAAGTCATCGATCCGGCCTTTTCCCGCACCGCCAACCAGATTGTATTCAATGTAGCCATTCCTGCGATGCTCCTCAACGAGCTGGCGCAGGCATCCTTCCGCGAAAACTTCAACCTGCGGGCGGTGATTTGCACCCTGGTCGCCCTGGTCGTGGTGATGGGCGTCAGTTTCGTGTTCTGCCTGGTTCTGAACGTTCCTCGCAGCCGGCGCGGCACGTTCCTGCACAGCAGCTTTCACGGCAACCTCGGATACATGGCCTACGCCATCGCCTACTATACCCTCGGCGAGAGTCATTTCGCGAGGATGGCGATTCTGAGCAGCTTCCTCATGATCGGGCAGAACTCCCTTGCCGTATGGGCACTCACCACGTTCAGCGAAACGCATCCGCGACAAGGCCAGATCCGGAACCTGATCAAACTCATGCTCCGCAACCCCATCATCCTGACCATGATCGTCGGGATCACCTGGTCCGCGCTGGGTTTTCCCATTCCCAAGCCGTTTCAGAAGGGGCTGGACATCCTGTCCGGAATGGCCTTTCCCACGGCGTTGCTGCTGATCGGGTCGAGCCTCTCCTTCGGGGCCTTCCGGGAGATGGCCATGGAGATCGTCGGCATAGGGTTTCTCAAGCTGTTCGGCCTGCCCCTCACGGGTTACCTGCTGATGATGGTCGCCGGGGTGCCCGACATCCTGACTTTGCCCGCCATGATCCTGCTCGGTTCCCCTCCCGCCACCGTCACCTACATCATGGCCACCGAACTGGGCGGCGACCCCGAGCTCGCCGCCACCAGCGTATCCCTTTTCACCCTGGCGTCAGCCTTCAGCTATACCTTGATCCTGTGGATGTTTTCGTAG
- a CDS encoding inositol monophosphatase family protein, with protein sequence MNREIESVAEAVVKEAGDVIRRHIGQVADSDIQSKGPADFVTKVDRMVEDRIIETIRAHFPEHHIMSEETDNDGLQPGITWVIDPLDGTTNFIHGFPFVAVSVAVCVDKRPELGLVLDPVRDELFIARRGGGAYLNGRRIRARSGAALDEALVATGFPVRSRRVIEPFLDTFRAVFNRVSGIRRAGAAALDLAYLAAGRVDGFWEVGLKAWDVAAGALLVMEAGALVTDFWGEDRYLYNGHIVGGIPAVYPFLLEQVQRFLTPALEADA encoded by the coding sequence ATGAACAGGGAAATTGAAAGCGTGGCCGAAGCGGTCGTGAAGGAGGCCGGGGATGTGATCCGCCGGCACATCGGGCAGGTCGCCGATTCCGATATCCAGAGCAAGGGACCGGCCGACTTCGTCACCAAGGTGGACCGGATGGTAGAAGACCGGATCATCGAAACGATCCGGGCGCACTTCCCGGAGCACCACATCATGTCGGAGGAAACGGACAACGACGGCCTCCAGCCCGGGATCACCTGGGTCATCGACCCCCTCGACGGAACCACCAACTTTATCCATGGGTTCCCGTTCGTGGCCGTATCGGTGGCGGTGTGCGTGGACAAGCGGCCTGAGCTGGGACTGGTGCTCGATCCGGTGCGCGACGAGCTTTTCATCGCCCGCAGAGGCGGTGGGGCGTATCTCAACGGCCGACGCATCCGGGCCCGGAGCGGGGCGGCGTTGGACGAGGCCCTGGTGGCCACGGGATTTCCCGTCCGCTCCAGGAGGGTAATCGAACCCTTCCTGGATACCTTCCGGGCCGTTTTCAACCGGGTCAGCGGAATCCGGCGGGCCGGAGCGGCCGCGCTGGACCTGGCCTACCTGGCCGCCGGGCGCGTGGACGGTTTCTGGGAGGTGGGGCTCAAGGCCTGGGACGTGGCGGCGGGAGCGTTGCTCGTTATGGAAGCGGGGGCGCTGGTCACCGACTTCTGGGGCGAGGACCGCTACCTGTACAACGGCCACATCGTGGGTGGGATCCCGGCCGTTTATCCCTTCCTGCTGGAACAGGTGCAGCGTTTTCTGACGCCGGCCCTGGAAGCGGACGCCTGA
- a CDS encoding amidohydrolase family protein, whose protein sequence is MRIDVHTHIFPPEIIWGRERHFESDPWFKLLYSPPKSRMASAGVLIDAMDEDGVDRAVVFGFPWFDTDTVTRHNDYILESAVKYSPRLVPLACVNPLTRSGPIEAERCLRAGAAGLGELAVYGPCDERTALGRFRDLFDCCRSRRSVLLVHANEPVGHVYPGKAPLGLDFYYRLAADAAGIPLIFGHWGGGLCFYELLKKEAREVLANVYYDTAASPFLYDASIYRHMSEMLPAGKILFGSDYPLIKPARYFREMAESGLPEPHMQAICGGNAARLFGLP, encoded by the coding sequence ATGCGGATCGACGTGCACACGCACATTTTTCCACCGGAAATCATCTGGGGACGCGAGCGGCACTTCGAGAGCGACCCTTGGTTCAAGCTGCTCTACAGCCCGCCCAAGTCACGAATGGCCAGCGCCGGAGTGCTCATCGACGCCATGGACGAAGACGGCGTCGACCGTGCCGTCGTTTTCGGATTCCCCTGGTTCGACACGGATACCGTCACGCGGCACAACGACTACATCCTCGAATCGGCGGTTAAGTACAGTCCACGGCTCGTACCCCTTGCCTGCGTGAACCCGCTCACCCGCTCCGGCCCCATCGAGGCCGAACGCTGCCTGCGCGCGGGCGCGGCGGGCCTGGGGGAACTGGCCGTCTACGGGCCGTGCGACGAACGGACGGCGCTCGGCAGGTTCCGGGACCTGTTCGACTGCTGCCGCTCCCGTCGGTCGGTCCTGCTCGTCCACGCCAACGAACCCGTGGGGCACGTCTATCCTGGCAAGGCCCCGCTCGGCCTCGACTTCTATTACAGGCTGGCCGCCGACGCGGCGGGAATCCCGCTCATCTTCGGCCACTGGGGAGGAGGCCTGTGCTTCTATGAGCTCCTGAAAAAGGAAGCCCGGGAAGTCCTCGCCAACGTTTACTACGACACCGCCGCCTCGCCTTTCCTCTACGACGCGTCCATCTACCGGCACATGTCCGAAATGCTTCCGGCGGGGAAGATCCTCTTCGGCAGCGACTATCCCCTCATCAAACCCGCCCGGTATTTTCGCGAAATGGCCGAATCCGGCCTCCCGGAACCTCACATGCAAGCGATCTGCGGCGGCAACGCCGCCCGGTTGTTTGGACTCCCCTGA
- a CDS encoding AraC family transcriptional regulator, translating to MIAEHLRIDIPLAGRLALTLSGRLETYSTRRMHVHAHHQVLRIQNGVSLLEDRSRRQPLFGSMAALIPAELPHRSTVIGESVTYKSLYFAPELFDSEIARIVIFNMSSLGAALFDRIAVRRGSDLQAGLNRECVGLLMKILHEDIVRPVELARLPQPNHPQCRRVVEFIERNYARRLCMSDFTAAFPYSGRHLSRLFKADVRIGIFDYLRIYRILTASVELSVSPRTITEIAYDCGYESISSFYRDFNLFFAVAPKAFRHRMARSAQSELMTAERGNP from the coding sequence ATGATCGCCGAACACCTCAGGATCGATATTCCGCTCGCCGGCCGATTGGCGTTGACCTTGAGCGGCCGCCTGGAAACCTATTCCACCAGGCGGATGCACGTTCACGCCCATCACCAGGTGCTCAGGATTCAAAACGGGGTATCGCTCCTGGAAGACCGGTCCAGAAGACAGCCGTTGTTCGGGTCCATGGCCGCGCTCATTCCGGCCGAGCTGCCGCATCGCTCGACCGTGATCGGGGAGTCCGTCACGTACAAATCCCTGTATTTCGCGCCGGAGCTCTTCGACTCCGAAATTGCCAGGATCGTCATCTTTAATATGAGCAGCCTCGGCGCGGCATTGTTCGACCGGATCGCGGTTCGCAGAGGGTCGGATCTCCAGGCGGGGCTGAACCGTGAGTGCGTGGGCTTGCTGATGAAAATTCTGCATGAAGACATCGTCCGGCCCGTCGAGCTGGCCCGCCTGCCTCAGCCGAACCATCCGCAATGCCGGAGGGTCGTGGAGTTCATCGAACGCAATTATGCCCGCAGGCTGTGCATGTCCGATTTCACGGCGGCTTTTCCCTATTCGGGGCGTCACCTGTCGAGGCTCTTCAAGGCCGACGTGAGGATCGGCATTTTCGACTATCTTCGAATCTACCGGATATTGACGGCATCGGTCGAATTGAGTGTTTCGCCGCGCACCATCACCGAGATTGCGTACGATTGCGGATATGAGTCGATTTCCTCGTTCTACCGAGATTTCAACCTGTTCTTCGCCGTCGCGCCCAAGGCTTTCCGGCACCGGATGGCAAGGAGTGCCCAGTCGGAGTTGATGACTGCCGAACGAGGCAACCCCTGA
- a CDS encoding carboxymuconolactone decarboxylase family protein — translation MKNRARCRRVHHRFGPTLCLLTALTLILEVGALFAADNRGERYEKGYRALQALNADGAGKVIEGLRDIAPEMSDFLVEFAYGDVFSRPALDPKSREMATIAALTALGNAAPQLKWHIAAALNIGVRPEQIIDIMYVSVVYHGFPAALNGIAAAREVFAEKGIRFTPVKREKIADKRALGLKTMDATSRGAGEKVVDSLKDIAPEMADFILEFSYADIFSRGVLSPGETELVAIAGMCAAGTQRPQLIVHIKSGLNVGLTKEQIIEVMDQMAVYAGFPAALNGISAAREAFASAAR, via the coding sequence ATGAAGAACAGGGCACGCTGCAGACGCGTCCATCACCGGTTCGGTCCAACGCTTTGCCTGTTGACGGCATTAACACTTATCTTGGAGGTGGGAGCCTTGTTTGCGGCGGACAACAGAGGAGAACGGTACGAAAAGGGATATCGGGCACTGCAGGCGCTGAATGCCGACGGCGCGGGCAAGGTGATCGAGGGACTGCGGGACATCGCGCCGGAGATGTCCGATTTTCTCGTCGAATTTGCGTACGGCGACGTGTTCTCTCGTCCGGCGCTGGACCCAAAATCCAGAGAGATGGCGACCATCGCCGCGTTGACGGCGCTCGGAAACGCCGCGCCGCAACTGAAATGGCACATCGCGGCGGCCCTGAACATCGGCGTTCGGCCCGAGCAGATCATCGACATCATGTACGTGTCCGTCGTTTACCACGGGTTCCCGGCGGCGCTCAACGGCATCGCCGCGGCGCGGGAAGTGTTCGCGGAAAAGGGCATAAGATTCACTCCGGTCAAGCGGGAGAAGATCGCGGACAAACGGGCCCTGGGCCTGAAAACCATGGATGCAACGAGCAGAGGGGCCGGGGAGAAGGTCGTCGACAGCCTGAAGGACATTGCCCCGGAAATGGCGGATTTCATCCTCGAGTTCTCCTACGCCGACATATTTTCCCGTGGGGTTCTGTCGCCGGGGGAGACCGAACTCGTGGCGATCGCCGGGATGTGCGCGGCCGGCACCCAGCGACCTCAGCTCATCGTCCACATCAAATCGGGGCTGAACGTGGGCCTCACCAAAGAACAGATTATCGAGGTCATGGACCAGATGGCCGTATATGCCGGGTTTCCGGCGGCGCTCAACGGCATTTCCGCCGCCCGGGAAGCTTTTGCCTCCGCGGCAAGGTGA